A DNA window from Vigna angularis cultivar LongXiaoDou No.4 chromosome 1, ASM1680809v1, whole genome shotgun sequence contains the following coding sequences:
- the LOC108340103 gene encoding branched-chain-amino-acid aminotransferase 2, chloroplastic-like — translation MSPPSGNINNGSESAAEVNWDELGFNLVTTDYMYVMKCAKGDKFSEGSLLPYGNIEISPSSGILNYGQGIFEGLKAHRTEDGRILLFRPDENGLRMKRGADRMCMPSPSVDQFVNAVKQTVLANKRWVPPVGKGSLYLRPLLIGTGPLLGLAPAPEYTFLIYCSPVGSYHKGALNLKVEDKLYRAISGSGGTGGIKSVTNYAPVYTAITDAKANGFSDVLFLDSATGKYIEEASSCNVFVVKGNTVSTPSLDGTILPGITRKSIIELAIDLGYQVMERAVSVEEMLVADEMFCTGTAVVVNSVASVSYKETTRDYKTGPETLSAKLRKTLVGIQTGCLEDTKSWTVTIS, via the exons ATGTCTCCCCCCTCAGGGAACATCAATAACGGTTCTGAAAG TGCTGCTGAGGTTAATTGGGATGAACTTGGATTTAATTTAGTTACCACAGATTACATGTATGTCATGAAATGTGCAAAAGGAGATAAGTTTTCAGAAGGATCACTGCTTCCTTATGGTAACATTGAGATCAGCCCTTCTTCTGGGATATTAAACTATGGACAG GGAATCTTTGAGGGGCTTAAGGCACACAGAACTGAAGATGGGCGTATACTTTTATTTCGACCAGATGAGAATGGTCTACGCATGAAGAGAGGGGCAGATAGAATGTGTATGCCATCCCCATCTGTTGACCAGTTTGTCAATGCTGTAAAGCAGACAGTTCTTGCCAACAAACGATGG GTGCCTCCTGTAGGAAAAGGGTCACTATATCTTAGGCCCTTGCTCATTGGAACAGGACCACTGTTAGGTTTGGCACCAGCTCCTGAGTATACTTTCCTTATTTACTGTTCTCCAGTTGGCAGTTACCACAAG GGTGCACTGAACTTAAAAGTGGAGGATAAACTATATCGAGCAATATCTGGGAGTGGAGGAACTGGAGGGATCAAAAGTGTCACCAATTATGCCCCT GTTTATACTGCAATAACTGATGCAAAGGCCAATGGATTCTCCGATGTGTTGTTCTTGGACTCAGCAACAGGAAAATATATAGAGGAGGCATCATCATGCAACGTATTTGTTGTGAAG GGCAACACTGTCTCCACTCCTTCATTAGATGGAACCATCCTGCCTGGTATCACACGAAAATCCATCATTGAACTTGCCATTGATTTGGGTTATCAG GTAATGGAACGTGCCGTATCAGTGGAGGAAATGCTAGTTGCTGACGAAATGTTCTGCACAGGAACTGCAGTGGTTGTTAACTCTGTTGCATCTGTCAGCTATAAGGAAACAAC GAGGGATTACAAAACAGGGCCAGAAACATTGTCTGCAAAATTACGCAAAACACTGGTTGGAATTCAAACAGGGTGTCTTGAAGATACAAAGTCATGGACAGTCACAATCTCTTAA
- the LOC108326429 gene encoding protein FAR-RED IMPAIRED RESPONSE 1-like, with product MVEAKNFYTNYAIRCGFVVRTRTSKKDKNNNVYYLRLVCSREGKYVSSIKPEVKTLPSQTKQCSAGITIARKDDKWFIRTVVLEHSHDLCPNNSKLFAVNRKLSMQAKHTLEVNDDARVRINKSFLSIVTGAGGFENMEFVERDARKYIGQPRRSLCKDGDG from the coding sequence ATGGTTGAAGCAAAAAACTTTTACACAAACTACGCCATTAGATGTGGCTTTGTTGTGCGCACTAGAACttctaaaaaagataaaaacaacaATGTCTACTACTTGAGATTAGTTTGCTCAAGGGAAGGGAAATATGTGTCTTCCATCAAACCCGAGGTAAAAACACTTCCAAGTCAAACTAAGCAATGTTCTGCTGGGATAACCATTGCAAGGAAGGACGACAAGTGGTTTATAAGAACCGTTGTTCTAGAGCACAGCCATGATCTTTGCCCTAATAACTCAAAGCTATTTGCTGTCAATAGAAAATTAAGCATGCAAGCTAAACACACCTTGGAGGTGAACGATGATGCTAGAGTTAGGATAAATAAGAGTTTCCTTAGCATCGTCACCGGTGCAGGTGGCTTTGAAAACATGGAGTTCGTCGAGCGGGATGCGAGAAAATACATTGGGCAACCCAGAAGATCTTTATGTAAGGATGGTGATGGTTAG